The Sander vitreus isolate 19-12246 chromosome 5, sanVit1, whole genome shotgun sequence genome includes a region encoding these proteins:
- the fbxo4 gene encoding F-box only protein 4, whose product MLQCNVYYQLAPEVMAGKIQQLNQSVVIRSLRRFRERCFSNSGKVVKDDLTHVDTGEEPLPGFLDSLPVDVQFLIMTLLSPADICCLGATSRYWRAMIRDPLLWRYFLLRDMPYWPSIDHVSMPQLELLDAPLINEDESLDDREEGDDKVMELKFDYMSEYLKGCPSCRQQWLPSRPAYEFVTSFLQSLVPSSEPRYAMFGPGMEQLDVSLVTRLMHAPDVLPVSGTPHRQINGIGSGITYMFNNQHKLNILTLYSTNRAEREIARVQQQSISNKLFSFEGSDDSGYPVYSPAPQVQQVCQVVDGFIYVANAEPGRGEGESEGAQIRAVLSSAEGSASKPLLVLSCVSREEPEEVRITSLQTFTSRNRARCRAPCVDVAKRLGLPQLANPWMVQDTVAESLSGLLDGISWLLRCSGVKLYGS is encoded by the exons ATGTTACAGTGTAATGTGTATTATCAACTCGCACCTGAAGTCATGGCAGGAAAGATCCAGCAGCTCAACCAGTCTGTTGTGATCCGCAGCCTCAGGCGGTTCAGAGAGAGATGCTTTTCAAACAGTGGCAAAGTTGTCAAAGACGACTTGACTCATGTAGACACGGGAGAAGAGCCACTACCGGGATTTCTTGATAGCTTACCG GTGGACGTACAGTTCCTGATCATGACCCTTCTGTCTCCTGCGGATATCTGCTGCCTTGGAGCCACCAGTCGGTACTGGAGGGCCATGATTAGAGATCCATTACTGTGGAGATACTTCCTGCTCAGGGACATGCCATACTGGCCCTCCATTGATCATGTGAGCATGCCCCAACTGGAGTTGTTGGATGCACCACTAATCAATGAAGATGAAAGCCTGGATGATAGAGAAGAGGGGGATGACAAAGTGATGGAATTGAAATTTGACTACATGTCGGA ataCCTGAAAGGCTGTCCATCTTGCAGACAACAATGGCTTCCTTCACGGCCTGCATATGAGTTTGTGACCTCATTTCTTCAGTCTCTGGTGCCCTCATCTGAACCACGTTATGCCATGTTTGGCCCTGGCATGGAGCAGCTGGATGTCTCTTTAGTCACAAGGCTCATGCATGCCCCAGATGTGCTTCCTGTGTCAGGCACTCCTCATAGACAGATAAATG GTATCGGCTCAGGGATCACTTACATGTTCAACAACCAACACAAATTGAATATCCTGACTCTGTACTCAACCAATAG ggcAGAGAGGGAAATAGCCAgagtgcagcagcagagcaTCAGTAATAAACTTTTTAGCTTTGAAGGATCAGATGACTCAGGCTATCCAGTCTACAGCCCTGCTCCTCAGGTCCAGCAAGTGTGCCAGGTGGTGGATGGTTTCATCTATGTAGCCAATGCAGAGCCTGGGAGAG GTGAGGGGGAGTCTGAGGGGGCTCAGATTCGGGCTGTGCTGAGCTCTGCCGAGGGTTCAGCATCTAAGCCTCTGCTGGTGCTCTCCTGTGTCTCCAGAGAAGAACCGGAAGAGGTCAGGATAACCAGTCTACAAACTTTTACCAGCAGAAACAGGGCCAGGTGTCGCGCTCCCTGTGTCGACGTAGCAAAGAGACTCGGCCTACCCCAGCTGGCTAACCCCTGGATG GTGCAGGATACCGTAGCAGAATCCCTGTCAGGTCTTCTGGATGGCATTTCTTGGTTGCTGAGATGTTCTGGAGTCAAGCTCTATGGTAGCTAG